A window of Reinekea marina contains these coding sequences:
- the folP gene encoding dihydropteroate synthase, whose protein sequence is MSSFLFKDRSLPLNRAHVMGVLNVTPDSFSDGGRFNQLDDAVVQAQKMVAQGAAFIDVGGESTRPGADPVSEQQELDRVIPVIERLSKECDAIVSVDTSTAAVMQAAASAGAHLINDVRALTRPGAIETAAKTGLPVCLMHSKGEPKHMQNNPHYENVVSEVCDYLRDRVQACIEQGIDKQKIMIDPGFGFGKTLEHNLQLMNQLTELQSMGLPMLVGVSRKSMVGAVLNKAVEERLIGSLALAAKALCSGAWVIRAHDIDETAQVVTLLNAVHQS, encoded by the coding sequence TTGTCATCATTTCTATTTAAAGATCGTTCGTTGCCTTTGAATCGAGCTCATGTCATGGGCGTGCTCAATGTAACACCTGATTCTTTTTCCGATGGAGGTCGGTTTAATCAATTAGATGATGCGGTTGTTCAGGCTCAAAAAATGGTAGCACAAGGTGCTGCATTTATTGATGTAGGCGGGGAAAGTACTCGCCCTGGTGCAGATCCTGTCTCGGAACAGCAAGAACTCGATCGCGTCATTCCAGTCATTGAACGTCTTTCGAAGGAATGCGATGCGATAGTTTCTGTAGATACCAGTACCGCAGCCGTCATGCAGGCCGCAGCCTCGGCCGGTGCGCATCTGATTAATGATGTTCGGGCGTTAACACGACCTGGGGCTATAGAAACAGCAGCGAAAACAGGTTTGCCAGTGTGTTTAATGCACAGTAAAGGTGAACCGAAACATATGCAAAACAATCCGCATTACGAAAATGTGGTGTCTGAAGTCTGTGATTATTTACGTGACCGAGTTCAGGCTTGTATAGAGCAAGGTATTGATAAACAGAAAATCATGATTGATCCTGGCTTTGGCTTCGGGAAAACATTAGAGCATAATCTTCAGTTAATGAATCAATTGACTGAGTTGCAGTCAATGGGCCTGCCAATGTTGGTCGGCGTATCTCGCAAGAGCATGGTGGGTGCCGTGTTGAATAAAGCTGTCGAAGAGCGCTTAATTGGCAGCTTAGCTCTGGCCGCGAAAGCGCTTTGTTCAGGCGCTTGGGTCATTAGAGCGCATGATATCGACGAAACCGCGCAAGTGGTAACCCTGTTAAATGCCGTTCACCAAAGTTGA
- the nusA gene encoding transcription termination factor NusA translates to MSKEILLVVDAVANEKGVSREVIFDAMELALATAAKKRLDDEGEPDVYVSIDRKTGEYKTFRRWEVKGDDEMSILGSQWTTEEAREVDTNLQPGDVYEVEIESEGFGRISAQAAKQIIVQKVRDAERARIVDTYRERIGEMVSGTVKKVTREALIVDLGNNAEAILPRENMIGREMFRLADRVRAVLQSIKTEGRGPQLVLSRSSNEMLIELFRIEVPEIQEEIIEIRGCARDPGSRAKIAVKTNDGRIDPVGACVGMRGSRVQAVSNELGNERVDIITWDDNPAQLVINAMAPAEVASIVMDEDTNTMQVAVEEDNLAMAIGRSGQNVRLASELTGWTINVMTESEAGEKQEEETVKLIQNFVEKLDVDEDIAVVLVEEGFATLEEVAYVPIDEMLEIDGFDEDIVTELRQRAKDVLVTLELANEEQLDSAQPAQDLLEMDGMNEPLARLIASKGICSMEDLAELSIDELVEAGEIDEKFAGELIMTARAPWFENE, encoded by the coding sequence ATGAGTAAAGAAATTCTTTTAGTCGTAGATGCAGTAGCGAACGAAAAAGGTGTTTCGCGCGAAGTCATCTTCGATGCAATGGAGCTAGCATTAGCGACCGCTGCAAAAAAACGATTAGATGATGAAGGTGAGCCAGACGTTTACGTATCTATAGATCGTAAAACAGGTGAATATAAAACATTCCGTCGCTGGGAAGTTAAAGGCGATGATGAAATGTCTATTTTAGGTTCTCAGTGGACCACCGAAGAAGCTCGTGAAGTTGACACTAACTTACAACCGGGCGATGTATACGAAGTTGAAATCGAAAGTGAAGGTTTTGGTCGTATCAGCGCGCAAGCGGCGAAACAAATTATTGTTCAGAAAGTACGTGATGCTGAGCGAGCTCGAATTGTAGATACATACCGTGAGCGTATTGGCGAAATGGTATCGGGTACTGTTAAAAAGGTAACTCGTGAAGCGCTGATTGTTGATCTTGGTAATAATGCAGAAGCTATTCTACCTCGAGAAAATATGATTGGCCGTGAGATGTTCCGATTAGCGGATCGCGTTCGCGCGGTTTTACAGTCAATTAAAACAGAAGGTCGTGGACCACAACTCGTATTGAGCCGTTCTAGCAACGAAATGTTGATTGAATTGTTCCGTATTGAAGTGCCAGAGATTCAAGAAGAAATTATTGAAATCCGCGGCTGTGCACGTGACCCAGGCTCGCGAGCTAAAATTGCTGTTAAAACCAATGACGGGCGAATTGACCCAGTTGGCGCATGTGTTGGTATGCGTGGCTCACGTGTTCAAGCTGTTTCTAATGAACTTGGCAATGAACGCGTTGACATCATTACTTGGGATGATAACCCAGCACAGCTGGTCATTAATGCAATGGCGCCAGCTGAAGTTGCATCGATTGTGATGGATGAAGACACCAATACAATGCAAGTTGCCGTAGAAGAAGACAACCTAGCTATGGCGATTGGCCGAAGTGGTCAAAACGTTCGTTTAGCCAGTGAGTTGACGGGTTGGACAATCAATGTAATGACTGAATCTGAAGCCGGCGAAAAGCAGGAAGAAGAGACCGTTAAACTGATTCAAAACTTTGTTGAAAAGCTTGATGTTGATGAAGATATTGCCGTTGTACTGGTCGAAGAAGGCTTTGCAACTTTAGAAGAAGTGGCTTATGTACCGATCGATGAAATGTTAGAAATCGATGGGTTTGATGAAGACATCGTTACCGAACTTCGCCAGCGTGCTAAAGACGTACTAGTGACGTTAGAGTTGGCAAATGAAGAACAGTTAGATTCTGCACAACCGGCTCAAGACTTACTTGAAATGGATGGTATGAATGAACCTCTTGCTCGCTTAATTGCATCAAAAGGCATTTGCAGCATGGAAGATTTAGCTGAATTGAGTATCGATGAGCTTGTAGAAGCTGGCGAAATTGACGAAAAATTTGCTGGTGAATTAATTATGACTGCGCGTGCGCCGTGGTTTGAGAATGAATAA
- the ftsH gene encoding ATP-dependent zinc metalloprotease FtsH, with the protein MAKNLVLWLIIAVVLLAVFNNFDMAPSAEKVNYSRFVQQVQQDQIRSVAYSGQAIVGERRDGTTFETVRPPQTSDQELIENMIAHGVEVQAKQPEQPSIWTQLIVASFPILIILAVFMFFMRQMQGGGGGGKGPMSFGKSKARLLSEDQINTTFKDVAGVEEAKDDVQELVEFLRDPGKYQRLGGKIPRGVLMVGPPGTGKTLLAKAIAGEAKVPFFSISGSDFVEMFVGVGASRVRDMFEQAKKQAPCIIFIDEIDAVGRSRGAGIGGGNDEREQTLNQLLVEMDGFEVNDGVIVIAATNRPDVLDPALLRPGRFDRQVTVGLPDILGREQILKVHMRKVPIADDVDAAIVARGTPGFSGADLANLVNEAALFSARLNRRLVSMEEFDRAKDKIMMGAERKAMVMSEKEKTNTAYHEAGHAIVGNLVPDHDPVYKVSIIPRGRALGVTMFLPEEDRYSISKRALQGQISGLYGGRIAEEMTLGAEGVTTGASNDIERATAIARNMVTKWGLSELGAQQFEEEQQGYLGSQTTALAASQMTAQKVDEEVKRILDASYKEAYRILEENRDKLEAMKDALLEYETIDAAQIEDIMAGKTPRAPKGWEDRDKPSAKAEPEVKAGEDSDERVSRPEESSEPKSDDDA; encoded by the coding sequence ATGGCGAAGAATTTAGTACTTTGGCTCATCATTGCAGTGGTTTTACTGGCTGTATTTAATAATTTTGACATGGCGCCAAGCGCTGAAAAAGTGAACTACTCGCGATTTGTGCAGCAAGTGCAGCAAGATCAGATACGTTCAGTTGCCTATTCAGGTCAGGCCATAGTGGGTGAGCGTCGAGATGGCACTACCTTTGAAACTGTGCGTCCGCCGCAAACCAGCGACCAAGAATTGATCGAAAATATGATCGCGCACGGAGTGGAAGTGCAAGCCAAACAGCCTGAGCAGCCTAGTATTTGGACTCAGCTTATAGTTGCCTCTTTCCCAATCTTAATTATTTTAGCGGTCTTCATGTTTTTCATGCGCCAAATGCAAGGTGGCGGCGGTGGTGGCAAAGGCCCGATGAGCTTTGGTAAAAGTAAGGCTCGTTTGCTCAGTGAAGACCAAATTAATACCACCTTTAAAGATGTTGCAGGTGTAGAAGAAGCCAAAGATGATGTTCAAGAATTAGTCGAGTTTTTAAGAGACCCAGGTAAGTATCAGCGTTTGGGCGGCAAAATCCCTCGCGGTGTGCTTATGGTTGGCCCTCCTGGTACGGGTAAAACCTTGCTAGCTAAGGCGATCGCGGGTGAAGCGAAAGTACCTTTCTTCTCTATTTCTGGTTCTGACTTTGTAGAGATGTTTGTCGGCGTAGGTGCATCACGTGTGCGCGACATGTTTGAGCAGGCTAAAAAGCAAGCCCCTTGTATTATCTTTATTGATGAGATTGATGCTGTTGGCCGATCACGTGGCGCTGGTATTGGTGGCGGTAATGATGAGCGCGAGCAAACTTTAAACCAGCTTTTAGTTGAAATGGACGGTTTTGAAGTGAATGACGGTGTGATTGTTATTGCCGCTACAAACCGCCCAGATGTACTAGACCCTGCGTTATTACGCCCAGGTCGATTCGATCGCCAAGTAACTGTTGGCTTGCCAGATATCCTTGGTCGTGAGCAAATTTTAAAAGTTCATATGCGCAAAGTGCCAATTGCTGACGATGTCGATGCTGCGATTGTTGCGCGAGGTACGCCGGGCTTTTCTGGTGCCGATTTAGCGAACTTAGTCAACGAGGCTGCGCTGTTTTCAGCCCGCTTAAATCGTCGCTTAGTCTCAATGGAAGAATTTGATCGCGCCAAAGATAAAATCATGATGGGCGCTGAGCGTAAAGCCATGGTGATGTCTGAAAAAGAAAAAACTAATACCGCTTATCACGAAGCAGGGCATGCCATTGTGGGTAATTTGGTCCCAGACCATGATCCTGTTTATAAGGTGAGTATCATTCCTCGTGGCCGCGCCCTGGGTGTGACCATGTTCTTACCGGAAGAAGATCGTTACTCTATCAGCAAGCGAGCGCTCCAAGGCCAGATCAGCGGATTATACGGTGGCCGAATTGCCGAAGAAATGACGCTAGGCGCCGAAGGCGTAACCACTGGGGCATCGAACGATATTGAGCGAGCTACTGCAATCGCCCGCAACATGGTGACTAAATGGGGTTTAAGTGAGTTAGGTGCTCAGCAGTTTGAAGAAGAACAGCAAGGCTACTTAGGCAGCCAAACTACAGCACTGGCGGCTTCTCAAATGACAGCGCAAAAGGTAGACGAAGAAGTTAAACGAATTCTTGATGCCAGCTACAAAGAGGCTTACCGCATTCTAGAAGAGAACCGCGATAAGCTAGAAGCTATGAAAGATGCATTGTTGGAATATGAAACCATTGATGCGGCACAAATTGAAGACATCATGGCAGGCAAAACGCCAAGAGCACCGAAAGGCTGGGAAGATCGAGACAAGCCTAGCGCTAAAGCTGAGCCAGAAGTTAAAGCAGGTGAGGATTCAGATGAGCGAGTATCAAGACCTGAAGAGTCTTCTGAACCAAAGTCGGATGATGACGCCTAA
- the glmM gene encoding phosphoglucosamine mutase — MSKGKKYFGTDGIRGEVGKGVINPDFVLKLGWAAGRVFSREGRGKIVIGKDTRISGYMFESVLQAGLASAGCDSLLVGPMPTPAIAYLTRTFSANAGIVISASHNPYYDNGIKFFSADGTKLPDDIEHAIEKELEQVLLTSASADLGKARRIDDANGRYVEYCKSTSGYLHLDGMHVVLDCAHGATYDVAPKVFRELGAEVTVIGAQPNGLNINEKVGSTAPSALQAKVLEVGADIGIAYDGDGDRLAMVDHEGQIVDGDELLFILANHYKTTGIVKDGVVGTLMTNLGLEVALKKIGLKLVRADVGDRYVNEQLTAHGWQLGGENSGHLVLKHVSTTGDGIVASLQVLAALLAANQTLSQAKSGMRKYPQVMINVKMPKKMDVLSIPAVKEAVAQAEADLADTGRVLLRPSGTEPVVRVMVEGEDVNIVKPVCEKLALAVESAVTKG, encoded by the coding sequence GTGAGTAAAGGAAAAAAGTATTTTGGTACGGACGGAATCCGAGGTGAAGTCGGTAAAGGTGTCATTAATCCTGATTTTGTCTTAAAGCTTGGCTGGGCCGCGGGTCGCGTTTTTTCGCGAGAAGGCCGAGGCAAAATAGTCATCGGTAAAGATACGCGGATATCTGGTTATATGTTTGAGTCTGTGCTGCAGGCCGGGTTAGCATCGGCGGGCTGCGACAGTTTGCTGGTGGGGCCAATGCCAACGCCCGCCATTGCATATTTAACACGTACCTTCAGTGCTAATGCGGGTATTGTTATTTCTGCCTCACACAACCCTTATTATGATAATGGCATTAAGTTTTTCTCTGCTGACGGTACCAAGCTACCTGACGACATTGAACACGCCATTGAGAAAGAATTGGAACAAGTATTACTTACCTCCGCCAGCGCCGATTTAGGTAAGGCGCGACGTATCGATGATGCCAATGGCCGTTATGTTGAGTACTGTAAAAGTACATCGGGCTACCTGCATTTAGACGGCATGCACGTTGTATTGGATTGCGCCCACGGAGCGACCTATGATGTTGCGCCAAAGGTGTTTCGGGAACTCGGCGCAGAAGTTACAGTCATTGGTGCTCAGCCTAATGGGCTTAACATTAACGAAAAAGTTGGCTCGACGGCGCCGTCCGCTCTTCAAGCAAAAGTGCTTGAGGTCGGCGCTGACATCGGTATTGCCTACGATGGCGATGGCGATCGGTTAGCCATGGTAGATCATGAGGGGCAAATAGTTGATGGCGATGAGCTTCTTTTTATTTTAGCTAATCACTATAAAACAACCGGAATCGTTAAAGATGGCGTAGTTGGGACGTTAATGACCAATCTAGGCTTGGAAGTGGCCCTGAAAAAAATTGGCCTGAAATTAGTACGGGCAGATGTTGGCGATCGCTATGTTAATGAGCAGCTAACCGCGCATGGATGGCAGCTTGGTGGTGAAAACTCTGGTCATCTGGTGTTAAAGCATGTTTCCACAACGGGTGATGGAATTGTAGCTTCTTTGCAGGTATTGGCTGCATTGCTCGCCGCGAATCAGACGCTGTCTCAAGCTAAGTCGGGTATGCGTAAATATCCTCAGGTCATGATAAATGTAAAAATGCCCAAAAAGATGGATGTTCTCTCCATTCCGGCGGTAAAAGAGGCCGTTGCTCAGGCCGAAGCAGACTTAGCCGACACCGGCCGGGTGTTGCTGCGACCTTCTGGAACCGAGCCTGTTGTGCGTGTCATGGTAGAAGGTGAAGATGTAAATATTGTGAAGCCGGTCTGTGAAAAGCTGGCTTTAGCGGTCGAATCCGCCGTAACAAAAGGCTAA
- the secG gene encoding preprotein translocase subunit SecG, whose amino-acid sequence MGIEKIVLLIHVVLAVGVIAFVLLQRGKGADAGASFGGGASQTVFGSEGSGNFLTRTTGILVTGFFVTSMALAFIAQEKANSLESINVPVVEAVETDVPAATSADENALPAE is encoded by the coding sequence ATGGGTATTGAAAAAATCGTATTACTAATACACGTAGTTTTAGCCGTTGGCGTTATTGCCTTTGTGTTACTGCAGCGTGGAAAAGGCGCGGATGCTGGTGCTTCTTTTGGAGGCGGTGCTTCGCAGACTGTTTTCGGTTCAGAAGGCAGTGGCAACTTTTTAACGCGCACAACAGGTATTTTAGTGACAGGCTTTTTTGTGACCAGTATGGCGTTAGCCTTTATTGCACAGGAAAAAGCAAATAGCTTAGAAAGTATCAATGTTCCTGTAGTTGAGGCTGTAGAGACCGATGTCCCTGCTGCTACTTCAGCTGACGAGAATGCTTTGCCTGCTGAATAA
- the rimP gene encoding ribosome maturation factor RimP, producing MAKVDELTALIDPVVTGMGFSLWGIEYIRSGKYSTLRIYIDHEDGIGVDHCADVSRQVSAVMDVEDPISTEYTLEVSSPGMDRPLFTLEQYSAFVNEWVEIKLKYAFEGRRNFKGVIVGIEESDVVIAADGEEFLLPIESIDKGRVIPNFS from the coding sequence ATGGCAAAAGTAGATGAATTAACAGCGTTAATCGATCCCGTTGTAACCGGGATGGGCTTTTCGTTGTGGGGGATTGAATACATCCGCAGTGGGAAATACTCCACATTAAGAATTTATATCGACCACGAAGATGGTATTGGTGTTGATCACTGTGCTGATGTCAGTCGACAAGTAAGCGCAGTCATGGATGTTGAAGACCCCATCTCAACTGAATATACCTTAGAGGTGTCATCACCGGGTATGGATCGTCCTTTGTTCACACTCGAGCAATACAGCGCTTTTGTGAATGAATGGGTAGAGATAAAGCTTAAATACGCGTTTGAAGGTCGACGAAACTTCAAAGGTGTCATCGTCGGTATAGAAGAAAGTGATGTGGTGATTGCCGCTGACGGTGAAGAATTTTTATTACCAATTGAAAGTATAGATAAAGGTCGGGTCATTCCGAATTTTAGCTAA
- the tpiA gene encoding triose-phosphate isomerase produces the protein MTTRRTLVAANWKMNGNKETVASLLTAFKSGMNGSSDVAVFPPALYVAQAAELLKDTDIAYGVQNVSAEASGAFTGELSLSMVKEFDCQYALIGHSERRELFGETDAQIAQKVKATLESGVIPMLCIGETLAQRESGVTEDVVRTQIQAVLDAVGIAAFDTIVVAYEPVWAIGTGKTASPEQAQEVHAFIRGMLAAEDAAVAAKTRILYGGSVKAASAEALFGQPDIDGGLVGGASLIADEFVAICNAAKG, from the coding sequence ATGACAACGCGTCGCACGCTTGTAGCTGCAAACTGGAAAATGAACGGAAATAAAGAGACAGTCGCATCTTTGTTGACTGCATTTAAATCGGGCATGAACGGTTCATCGGACGTTGCTGTATTTCCTCCTGCTTTATATGTTGCGCAAGCAGCCGAGTTGCTAAAAGACACCGATATCGCCTATGGCGTGCAAAATGTCAGTGCTGAAGCATCAGGTGCCTTTACCGGTGAGCTGAGTCTTTCAATGGTAAAAGAATTTGATTGCCAGTATGCACTTATTGGCCATTCTGAGCGCCGTGAGCTGTTTGGCGAAACAGATGCGCAAATTGCACAGAAAGTTAAAGCGACGTTAGAATCTGGTGTTATCCCTATGTTGTGTATAGGTGAAACATTGGCGCAGCGAGAATCTGGTGTTACAGAAGACGTTGTAAGAACACAAATTCAAGCGGTTTTGGATGCAGTAGGAATTGCGGCATTCGACACCATTGTTGTTGCCTATGAGCCGGTTTGGGCTATAGGAACAGGTAAAACAGCTAGCCCAGAGCAAGCACAAGAAGTGCACGCTTTTATTCGTGGCATGCTAGCAGCAGAAGATGCTGCAGTGGCAGCAAAAACGAGAATTTTATACGGTGGCAGCGTAAAGGCCGCCAGTGCTGAAGCGCTATTTGGCCAGCCTGATATCGATGGCGGACTGGTCGGGGGTGCATCATTGATCGCAGATGAATTTGTAGCAATTTGTAATGCTGCAAAAGGGTAA
- the rlmE gene encoding 23S rRNA (uridine(2552)-2'-O)-methyltransferase RlmE — MARSKSSKQWLDEHFDDRYVKMSRQDGYRSRASYKLLEICEKGQLIRSGMTVVDLGSAPGGWSQVAARLVGDKGRVVSSDILEMDSIAGVEFIQGDFTDDGVFQSLLECIGESPVDLVISDMAPNMSGNASIDQPAAMYLVELALDMAQSILKPGGGFIAKVFHGEGFDDYIKTIRQQFTKVTMRKPEASRARSRETYVVASGYKG; from the coding sequence TTGGCACGATCAAAAAGCAGCAAACAGTGGTTGGATGAGCATTTTGATGATCGATACGTGAAAATGTCGCGTCAAGATGGCTATCGCAGTCGCGCAAGCTATAAATTATTGGAAATCTGTGAAAAAGGGCAACTGATCCGTTCTGGGATGACAGTTGTAGATTTAGGCTCAGCACCTGGTGGCTGGTCTCAGGTCGCGGCGCGGTTAGTCGGTGACAAGGGCCGAGTCGTTTCTTCTGATATTTTAGAGATGGATTCTATTGCCGGCGTCGAGTTTATTCAGGGCGACTTTACGGATGACGGCGTCTTTCAGAGCCTTCTTGAATGTATTGGAGAATCACCCGTTGACCTTGTAATATCGGATATGGCCCCCAATATGAGTGGCAATGCATCGATTGATCAACCGGCAGCCATGTATTTGGTCGAGCTGGCGTTAGATATGGCGCAGTCTATTCTTAAGCCAGGCGGTGGATTTATAGCAAAAGTTTTTCATGGCGAAGGCTTTGATGATTACATTAAAACTATTCGTCAGCAGTTTACAAAAGTTACAATGCGTAAACCGGAAGCTTCTCGAGCACGTTCACGAGAAACCTATGTGGTTGCTTCAGGTTATAAAGGATAA